The nucleotide sequence AATGTTTTAGTGCATTGCTCCAAATGCTCCTGGGCTTCTCTTGTTAAGTTTGAGGTCTTGTAGGATAGAAGCTTTTGCTACCAATGTAAAGTGGTAGGACCGCCTAAAGCCAAATGGAATCACGGTAAATGACATTTGCCAGCAGTGCAAGTCTCTATCTACAGTTACATTGGTCATTGTAATTTGACCATTTAGTAAGTCATATCCCGTCATTACTCTGACTTTCCAATTTTCGGTTAGGTTAAGATCTCCATTAAATGTTATGGAATTTGCCGTAGGCGTTCTTTGATATTCATGAAACTGACTGAAACTATAGTTGTAAGCCACATTTAAGTTCCATGGTATATTAAAGTCTACATACATGGCTGAATTTCCAGTGATATGGGCCATTTGCTCAGGAGTGGCATTAGGTGGCGGCTGGGGTCGTTGTCTGGCCCTAGGGTTCAAACTAGTCCCTATGGAAATGTTTGATGTTACTATCTGCCCAATACCTCTACCTTCTCTAATTGCTAACCTGTTCACCCTGGTGTTCCCTACGTAAATATAAGGGTCTAACTGTGCCAAAAAGTTGATATCTATCCTGTTCAACAACCTAGTACGTCCATTGATGTTGATCATAGATAGGTTTAAGGAATCAGCCGCAAAGTTATAATCTCCGGTAATGCTCAGGTTGTCTAGTATAGGAATCTTTTGAATGGGATTTGTTGTATCTTGTGTCCTAACTTTAGCTTCTAATGTATTGGTAATATTAAAAGAAAGTGCATTTCTCAGCCCTCGTGAAGGGGCACCCATTACAAAGCCTGTGTATCGGTTAACATATTCTGTATGTCCATTCCCATTTCTCTCTACCAATTGGTGGCTTGTTCCCTGTACCCCAAAATCTGGCATATATTGGTAGGTAAGTGTAGGAATTATAACATGTCGCATGGCCTGAAAAGTCCTACTCCTAAATTCATAGAAACCATTAATTTTAGTCGTTAGGTTGGCGTTCATACTATATTCGCTACTTCTAAAGAAACCACTCACCGTGTCTCTTTGAAATTGGTTAAGGTCTTCATCAAATTCTCCAAATTCCAGCCTTTCAGGATACCAGTAGTCTGTAAAGTTAAATGAAGGGTTGATGTTGAAAAATTGGAGGAATGTCCTTCTAGGCTTAATGGTGGTACCCACGTTGGCTGCATGGGTCATACCATATTGGCCTCTGTCGAGCAGGTCAGGTATGTTGTCAAATGTTAACACAAAACCTGTGTCCGCGGCAGCGCCCACCCTGTTGTTGGTCTGAAACTGAGTGTTCATCTGGTAATCAGTAAATATTTGTTCATACCAGCGGCCACGCGCTACAGCTCCTTTAAAAGGGTAGACACGGCTCATGCCTAAATTTACGGAAGGCAGGACGAAGGTTGCTACATTGTTTACTGTATTCTGGTCTTGCCTTAGAGAGACACCTAGTGTAAAAGGGGTATTGGCAAAGGTTTTAAAATAGGTTATGGTCGAATTTAATGTTCCCATTTGGGCAGCCATAGGATCCATCACGTTTCTTCTGAAGTAGTTACTGGAACCAAAGTTGACACTTGCAGAAAACTGGCTTGTCCCTTGACTCTGGGATTTATGTGACCAAGTAAAGTTATAATCTCTTGCAATATCAGGGTCATCATCAAACCCTTCGTGCAAGCGGCTATAATTAAAGTGGAAATTACCTGCAAACGAGTACCTTTTTACATAATCAGCACCAACATGTCCCCTCCAGCTACCGTTTGAAAAAATATCACCAGTAAATGTAACCCCAACATAGTCTGCGATGGCCCAATAAAAACCACCTTCCCTTAAGTTGAAACCAAAGCTGGCATCTTCACCGAAAGCCGGAAAAATAATACCGGATCGTCTTGTTTTGGGCACAGGGAAGTAGCCGAGAAAGAAACCTATAGGGGTTGGAATATCTCCTATGACCACATTAAATGGACCAGATATAATTTTATCTTCTGGAATAACCTTAAGCCTATGGGCGTCAATATAAAAGTGCGGGTGTGCTAAATTACAGGTCGTGTACTTGCCATGGTTTATATAGAGATTGCCCTGGGCACTTCTTTTTATCCGTTCGCCATGCAGGTACCCTTCTCCCTGTTCCGTTACCATTCCATGTATTATACCTTTTTGGGTCTGAAAGTTGTACCTGATGGAGTCGGCATTATACATGTCGTCTTGGTCTCGAAAAACAGGTATTCCGATATATTTTCCTGCTGTATCTATTATTCCAGTGGCATACACTGTATTGTTTTCGTAATCTATCTCAATATATTCGGCCTCCATCGTTATATTTCCATACTGAATGCTTGCTTCTCCGTATAGAAAAACAGTCATGGTGACAACATCTAGCATGATAGAGTCCCTGGCATGGTATAAAATTGTAGTTTCTATATCACCTTCTTGTTGTGGAGGAACCGTTAGAGTATCTCTAACTGGCAGCGTGTCAGTAGGTTCGGTAGGTTCTTCAAGTCCAGGCTCAGGTGAAACAATATTGGGTATTTCGGTGTTAGGAATAGTATCCCCGTCTGGAACCTGTGCATAGGAACAAGTAAGGGTTAGGCCTAAAATCGGCACTAGGAGTAAAATATGTAATAGTTTTTTCAGTTTAGAAAAAAATTTACAATTTTGTGGTAAAGTTATTGCGAATAACTTGTAAAAAACAAAAAAGTGAAAAAAATTATCTTCATAACTTTTGCGTCTATTGTTTTATTGTTGTCTGCGTTCACTCCAGTGGAAATAAAACAGTATAAAGTAAAAACTGTTGTCATTGACCCCGGTCATGGTGGAAAAGACCCAGGGTGTATCGGCAGCTTCTCTCGAGAGTCCGATGTGTCATTAAAAGTAGCATTGGAATTGGGGCGGATTATTCGGGAAAATATTCCAGATGTGAAGGTTGTGTATACAAGAGAGACCAATAAGTTCGTTGAGCTTCATGATAGAGCAGGTGTTGCTAATAAAAACAATGCAGATCTGTTTATTTCTATCCATTGTAACTCAGGGCCAAAACATGTAAAAGGTACCGAAACTTATACAATGGGGCTTCACTCGTCTGAAGGCAACCTTGAGGTGGCCAAAAGAGAGAATTCTGTTATATTGCAAGAACGGGACTACAAAAAAAATTATGACGGCTTTGACCCGACTAGTCCAATGTCGCATATTTTGCTGGCTAATTACCAGCAGGCCCATATTGGCAATAGTTTGAAGTTTGCCGATAAAGTAGAGAACCAGTTTAAGGAAAGAGTAGGGAGGCCTAGCAGAGGGGTGAAACAGGCGGGACTACTGGTGTTATGGAAAACTACTATGCCAGGTGCATTAATAGAAATAGGCTTTCTTTCTAATGCTGAAGATGAAAAATACCTTAACGATAAAACGAATCAGGTATATGTCGCCTCGGGTATATATAGGGCCTTTAAAGAATATAAGGAAGAACTTGAATCAATGAACTAATGTCTAAAGAATTTAAAGTAGGTTTACTGGCTCTGACTGCTGGTGTGATTTTATATATCGGGTTTAACTTTTTGAAAGGAATGGATTTCCTTTCGCCGACCAACAAGTTTCATGTGGTTTATGATAACATAGATGGACTGACGGCTTCTAACCCGGTTCTTATCAATGGGTTTAATGTAGGAAGGGTAAACAACATAAAGTTTCAGCCAGCAAGTAACGATTTGCTAGTAACATTAGATGTTGATAAGAATATACCGCTTACCGATTCTACCTATGCTAGGCTTACCAGTTCTGACATCTTGGGTGGCAAAAGCATTGAGCTGTTTATTAATAATGGAACTAGGGTATTGAAAAATGGTGACACACTGATTGCTCAAAAAGATCATAATATTACTCAGCAACTTAGCGAAAAGGCTATGCCTCTTTTGAGCAATATCGACTCCACGATCATAAAAGTCAATCAAATGTTTGGGCGGGATATGGAGAACTCTATTCAAGGTACAATGGGCAGTATCCAAAATGCTTCCAAGGACTTAGAAGAGATCCTATCCAACAATAAATATAAGATCAATAGCATTTCGACCAATCTGGCTAATCTTACAAACTCATTAAAAGAAACCGAAAGATCTATCAAGCCTGTAATATCTAAACTTAATGCCATTGCTGATTCCCTGGATGATGCAGATATTAAAAGAGTGGTGGATAATGCTAACCAATCTTTGAGTAACCTTGAGCAAATTACAGCTAAAATTGATCGTGGTGAAGGTAATTTGGGTAAACTGGTGCATGACTCTACTTTATACAATAACCTTAGCAGTTCATTGTATGACCTGGATAATCTGCTTATAGATTTTCAGGAGAATCCTAAAAGGTATGTTAATTTTTCTTTAATTTCTATCGGCAGTGGCGACAGAAAGAGAAAGAAAGAGCAAGAAAAGGCTGCGAAGGAAAACAAAGATGTTGACGCCGATATCAAAGAAGTAGGTAAAGGCAATAAAGTTCAGACAGGCCAATAGATTTATTAGATTTAATTGTTTTTCCTTGCTTGTCTCTTAAAAGCATTTTAAGTTTAGTTCTTGAAATCTATTAGGTTTTGCAAATCTTATCTATTTAGGTTTTTTTATGTTTATGGTTATAGTATAGCCATAATACCTGTGTGACGGTTATTTGATTATATATGGAACTTGAGAAAGAAATCAATCAATCTAAATTTCAAAGCCAGTATCAAAAGCTTGGAATAAATATTATTTATACAGCCAGTTGGCTTCGCAATTTTACCCTTCAAAGGCTGAAGCCTTATAATATTTCGCCGGAACAATTTAACATCTTACGAATTTTGCGTGGAAGGTATCCTAAACCAAGTACTATTATGTTACTTACCGAAAGGATGCTTGATAAATCCTCCAATGCTTCAAGAATTGTAGAAAAGCTTAGGCAAAAAGGTTATGTGGAACGTAAAGAATGTTCTAAAGATAGGAGGCAGGTGGATATATTGATTACTGACGCTGGAAGGGAGGTCTTGGCAAAACTGGACGAAAGCGAAGATGATTGGTACCAAATTATGGGCGGCCTTACTGAAGAGGAAGCAAAGCTTGTAAATAACTTGTTGGATAAATTAAGAGGGTAAAATATTTTTTTGCTTAAAACTATGTATGTACATTAATTGTTTGGATGTTTATGTTAGCCAATTTAATAAACATTTGCCCCTTATTTGTTCTATTTATGTTTACAACTATTTCAGACCAAACGAATATGGATAAAGTTATTCACAGATCCGGAGAAAGAGGATATGCAGACCATGGTTGGTTAAAATCTTATCACTCATTTTCTTTTGCAGGATATTATGACCCAGAAAAGGTAAACTTTGGTGCCTTACGGGTACTTAATGATGACTCAGTGGCACCAGGAAAAGGCTTTGGAATGCACCCTCATGAAAATATGGAGATTATTAGCATTCCTTTGTCTGGAGAGTTGGAACATAAAGATAATATGGGCAATGCTACAGTAATTCGGACTGGAGATGTCCAAATTATGTCTGCTGGCACGGGTGTTAAGCACAGTGAATTTAACCATTCGAAATCAGAACCTGTAAAGTTTTTTCAAATATGGGTATTCCCCAAAGAAAAGAACATACAACCTCGGTATGACCAAAGGACCTTTGACATTGCAGGTAGGATCAATCAGTGGCAACTGGTAGTTGCGCCAGGGCCATCGGAGCAAACAGTTACGATCAACCAAGATGCTTGGTTTTCTTTAGGAAACCCTCAAAAAGGAACGGCGCTGGATTACAAATTAAATAAGCCTGGCAATGGAGTTTATTTATTTGTCATTGAAGGATCGGTGGAAGTAACTGGTGAAACACTTCAAAGGAGGGACGCTATCGGCTTAGATAACCTTAGTGAGGTAAAAGTTAACGCCACAAGTGACAGTCAATTATTGTTGATGGAAATACCAATGAAGTAATGATTTTATTGGATGTAAATAGGAGATTGTTGTATGTGAACAGTTAAATATAAGTTCTTTTTCTATCAATTGAAGTTTTTATTTTTTCACCCTTTGTTTTTTAAAAAAGCCCCTGACGAATCGTTTTGGGCTTTTTTATTTTTGGTCAGAACTTAAGGTATAATATTTCAGTATATTCTTCTAAGATTATTGATCTATTTCTTAATTTAGAAGCAAAGTTCAGAGGTATGAGCATCGAATTTGATAAAAACGAAGATCATAATAAGCAAGAAGTTTGGCGATTGAAAACCAAACTTGAAAAAGTAAAGTTGGGAGGCGGGGAAAAGAAAATCCAGAGCCAACACGATAAAGGCAAGCTGACCGCTCGTGAGCGAGTTGAAAAGCTCATTGACAAAGACAGTTGGTTTATGGAAATCTGTGCCTTTGCAGGAGAAGGGATGTATGAAGAATACGGCGGCTGCCCTTCAGGAGGGGTTGTGGCAGGTATAGGTTATGTAAGTGGGAGGCAGTGCGTTATTGTAGCCAATGATGCCACTGTGAAAGCAGGTGCATGGTTTCCTATTACTGCTAAGAAAAATCTACGTGCCCAAGAAATTTCTATTGAAAACAGATTGCCGATCATTTACTTGGTAGACAGTGCTGGTGTTTTTCTGCCATTGCAAGAGGAAGTTTTCCCTGACAAAGAGCATTTCGGGCGCATGTTCCGCAACAATGCCCAAATGTCTGCTATGGGAATAGTTCAGATCGCTGCAATTATGGGGAGCTGTGTGGCTGGTGGCGCTTATTTGCCCATTATGTCTGACGAGGCTATGATTGTGGAAGGAACAGGAAGTATTTATTTGGCAGGGCCATATTTGGTAAAAGCTGCCATTGGAGAGGACGTAGACAATGAAACCTTAGGCGGGGCATCAACACATTGTGAGATATCGGGCGTTACCGACAATAAATTTCCAGACGATGAAAGCTGCCTGGAATATATCAGGCGCCTTATGTCTCGGGTAGGCGCGGCCATAAAAGCTGGTTATGATCGGATAGCTCCTCAGCCGCCAGCATTAGAGCCAAAAGATATTTATGGAATTTTACCTTCAGATAGGGTAAAGCCTTATGATATGAAGGAAATTATTTTAAGACTGGTAGATAATTCTGAAATCGACGAATATAAAGCCCTGTATGGGCAAACCTTAATTTGCTGTTATGCCCGTATAGATGGCTGGGCGGTTGGGATCGTGGCCAACCAGCGTAAAATTGTAAAAAGCAAAAAGGACGAAATGCAAATGGGCGGGGTTATTTATTCTGACTCTGCAGATAAGGCTGCCCGCTTTATAATGAACTGTAACCAAAAGAAAATTCCCCTTGTTTTTCTGCAGGATGTAACGGGCTTTATGGTAGGTAGTCGGTCTGAACATGGTGGGATTATTAAAGACGGCGCAAAAATGGTCAATGCCATGGCCAACTCTGTGGTTCCAAAATTTACTTTTATTATTGGAAATTCTTACGGTGCTGGTAATTATGCCATGTGCGGAAAAGCGTACGATCCACGGCTTATTTTTGCTTGGCCATCTGCCCAATTGGCTGTTATGAGTGGCGCC is from Cytophagaceae bacterium ABcell3 and encodes:
- a CDS encoding putative LPS assembly protein LptD, with the translated sequence MPILGLTLTCSYAQVPDGDTIPNTEIPNIVSPEPGLEEPTEPTDTLPVRDTLTVPPQQEGDIETTILYHARDSIMLDVVTMTVFLYGEASIQYGNITMEAEYIEIDYENNTVYATGIIDTAGKYIGIPVFRDQDDMYNADSIRYNFQTQKGIIHGMVTEQGEGYLHGERIKRSAQGNLYINHGKYTTCNLAHPHFYIDAHRLKVIPEDKIISGPFNVVIGDIPTPIGFFLGYFPVPKTRRSGIIFPAFGEDASFGFNLREGGFYWAIADYVGVTFTGDIFSNGSWRGHVGADYVKRYSFAGNFHFNYSRLHEGFDDDPDIARDYNFTWSHKSQSQGTSQFSASVNFGSSNYFRRNVMDPMAAQMGTLNSTITYFKTFANTPFTLGVSLRQDQNTVNNVATFVLPSVNLGMSRVYPFKGAVARGRWYEQIFTDYQMNTQFQTNNRVGAAADTGFVLTFDNIPDLLDRGQYGMTHAANVGTTIKPRRTFLQFFNINPSFNFTDYWYPERLEFGEFDEDLNQFQRDTVSGFFRSSEYSMNANLTTKINGFYEFRSRTFQAMRHVIIPTLTYQYMPDFGVQGTSHQLVERNGNGHTEYVNRYTGFVMGAPSRGLRNALSFNITNTLEAKVRTQDTTNPIQKIPILDNLSITGDYNFAADSLNLSMININGRTRLLNRIDINFLAQLDPYIYVGNTRVNRLAIREGRGIGQIVTSNISIGTSLNPRARQRPQPPPNATPEQMAHITGNSAMYVDFNIPWNLNVAYNYSFSQFHEYQRTPTANSITFNGDLNLTENWKVRVMTGYDLLNGQITMTNVTVDRDLHCWQMSFTVIPFGFRRSYHFTLVAKASILQDLKLNKRSPGAFGAMH
- a CDS encoding N-acetylmuramoyl-L-alanine amidase, which produces MKKIIFITFASIVLLLSAFTPVEIKQYKVKTVVIDPGHGGKDPGCIGSFSRESDVSLKVALELGRIIRENIPDVKVVYTRETNKFVELHDRAGVANKNNADLFISIHCNSGPKHVKGTETYTMGLHSSEGNLEVAKRENSVILQERDYKKNYDGFDPTSPMSHILLANYQQAHIGNSLKFADKVENQFKERVGRPSRGVKQAGLLVLWKTTMPGALIEIGFLSNAEDEKYLNDKTNQVYVASGIYRAFKEYKEELESMN
- a CDS encoding MlaD family protein; amino-acid sequence: MSKEFKVGLLALTAGVILYIGFNFLKGMDFLSPTNKFHVVYDNIDGLTASNPVLINGFNVGRVNNIKFQPASNDLLVTLDVDKNIPLTDSTYARLTSSDILGGKSIELFINNGTRVLKNGDTLIAQKDHNITQQLSEKAMPLLSNIDSTIIKVNQMFGRDMENSIQGTMGSIQNASKDLEEILSNNKYKINSISTNLANLTNSLKETERSIKPVISKLNAIADSLDDADIKRVVDNANQSLSNLEQITAKIDRGEGNLGKLVHDSTLYNNLSSSLYDLDNLLIDFQENPKRYVNFSLISIGSGDRKRKKEQEKAAKENKDVDADIKEVGKGNKVQTGQ
- a CDS encoding MarR family transcriptional regulator — protein: MELEKEINQSKFQSQYQKLGINIIYTASWLRNFTLQRLKPYNISPEQFNILRILRGRYPKPSTIMLLTERMLDKSSNASRIVEKLRQKGYVERKECSKDRRQVDILITDAGREVLAKLDESEDDWYQIMGGLTEEEAKLVNNLLDKLRG
- a CDS encoding pirin family protein is translated as MDKVIHRSGERGYADHGWLKSYHSFSFAGYYDPEKVNFGALRVLNDDSVAPGKGFGMHPHENMEIISIPLSGELEHKDNMGNATVIRTGDVQIMSAGTGVKHSEFNHSKSEPVKFFQIWVFPKEKNIQPRYDQRTFDIAGRINQWQLVVAPGPSEQTVTINQDAWFSLGNPQKGTALDYKLNKPGNGVYLFVIEGSVEVTGETLQRRDAIGLDNLSEVKVNATSDSQLLLMEIPMK
- a CDS encoding acyl-CoA carboxylase subunit beta, encoding MSIEFDKNEDHNKQEVWRLKTKLEKVKLGGGEKKIQSQHDKGKLTARERVEKLIDKDSWFMEICAFAGEGMYEEYGGCPSGGVVAGIGYVSGRQCVIVANDATVKAGAWFPITAKKNLRAQEISIENRLPIIYLVDSAGVFLPLQEEVFPDKEHFGRMFRNNAQMSAMGIVQIAAIMGSCVAGGAYLPIMSDEAMIVEGTGSIYLAGPYLVKAAIGEDVDNETLGGASTHCEISGVTDNKFPDDESCLEYIRRLMSRVGAAIKAGYDRIAPQPPALEPKDIYGILPSDRVKPYDMKEIILRLVDNSEIDEYKALYGQTLICCYARIDGWAVGIVANQRKIVKSKKDEMQMGGVIYSDSADKAARFIMNCNQKKIPLVFLQDVTGFMVGSRSEHGGIIKDGAKMVNAMANSVVPKFTFIIGNSYGAGNYAMCGKAYDPRLIFAWPSAQLAVMSGAAAAKTLLQIKIASLKAKGEKVTPEDEKKLQEEVTTKYNEQLSPYYAASRLWIDGIIDPLETRRVISVGIEAANNAPPEKPFNVGVIQT